The genomic window ggggggggggggggggcacggtctGGAAAaacagagggggaggagagaggctgATAATGAACACGGCTCCGGGAATCTGAATACTTCCAACCGTCATTCCCAATTTTGCCTGCCTTTCTTTGCTGCCCTCCAGTGGTTTGGTTGGATTATAGATTTTTGTAATAATTTCTTATCTCCGCCATGGTGGCACAGATAGGATTCTAAACCTGTACCTTAGtgcagcactaaccactacgccactgtgccgTCCTGCATGGCATGTgatatggcaaaaaaaaaaacactgatggcAAGAGTTGAAGATGACTAGAAAATAAAGAGAGCGAatgaagaaactgtttttggtGATGCTTATTCAATGAGCTCAACAGACCAAAGTATTTCTgcccaaaatgtcaaatggaCAGAGGATGTCTCGCCCCAAGTGGCAGAGAGAAGAACACGCTGTGTTCTCCCACATGGCTTGAGACGCAGCCCACAAATACCAGCACAGAAATCCTTGTCTTTTATTAACCGATTACATTTAGGAAAATAAAGTGATATAAAACAAATCATTGAATCTGTTGGAGAACTCACAAGTTTCCATCACAACTGGACGCAAACAGGTGACGTGTCTCCACTGACATGCATCATTTAAGAATCTAATAAAATGGGCACAATGACTCTGATGGTCTGGTCATGTGATCCAAATCATGCATGAATAAAGTCCCTGCTGAACCTTACTAGTGGGAAAGTGGTCCGTGTGTTTCATTAACATTGGTTTGTTTTCCTGATGCAGGTTATGATCTACAAGCTGGTTTTAAAGGCAAAGAAACATGGAGAATATGCAAAATATATTGTGCTCAATTTGAACTAATGTCATCTCCAATCTGAGGAATAATGTTGCATCAAAATATCACTGCACAGCaagtaaaacattttgtttccacCAGAAACTGCATTTCAAGGTAAGGAAACATGCATGTACCTTTATTATGTCTTCCATCAAGACAGGATTTTCTTCTATCTCTGAACTGCAGTTGTTGAAATGAGGCTGAATGCTCTAATCAAGGCTCTTCTTCTCCACAAATAATCCACTCCATGCTCTGATCCATtcaagaggaagaaaggggCGGTttgataaagaaaaacaaacagttcGGTTTGCTCTAGCTCATCACAAACTGTTCAACGTTCACATAGAAACGTTCCTTCGTTAATTGTGTTCCATCAAGCATCAattaaggaaaaaataaataaacacaaataaaaaaaacacgtcaGTGCAAAAGCAACATTCCTACAGACAATCATtgtcagaaagaaaaataatttcagaaAATACTGGTCAAATGAACTTCTACTGTCCCCCACAAGAAAATCAGATGGTAAAAAAAGTGAATTACAAAATTCACCAGCTATTATCTTATCTTAAAAGGCTGCTTGTGTAGCTCTTCGATGCCATTTGTTACCCAAACCTATAGGTGTTGGCGGTGCACTGTGTAACACCTGCAGGGGAGTTTTAAGGGGTTTTATGGTTGCCATTGCAAAATGAGTCAATATGAGTGGCTGTAGCTTGGCTCCCCGTTCCACATTTAGGATGTTCCAAAACATTTGTCTGCATGGGCTTGCATCTCCTGCCTGCATGGAAGCTACATCTCCACACATAAACAGAATTAGAttgcagcagctgaagctgtGGGTGCCACAGTGGACTCACCATCAATCACTCGCCGTGAATCCGTCAGTGAGCTGTTTCTCCACAATACGTCGTGATCTGTGATAACAATGTGGGTTTGTGTGCAGATACTATTATAAGATTATGATGGATGAAGTGAATCCCAATTTCACAGTCCCATGTGTGCAGGTGCAtcggaaaacacattttacttcATAAAAATAGATTAACTCAACAAATTCCTTTTGCCACCGTGACTTCTGGTTGACAGAGATTTGTTTTGAGGGAATACTCATCCAGCTTATTCATCCATTTATCCATAATGAGACACATCAACAGTTCCTGGGGTGCTACAAATGAATCCCATTCACTCTGAATACATTAGAACTACATGTCCAAACCAATAATTCAAGCCTTataaccaatcagaggccgaAGCTGCCGTGCGCAAATGTCCTCCAAGTTTATTTTCAGGCTTCTCCAGTCTCCTCACATGCAGGGAAAATCACAAGCGTGTGACTTGTAGACCTCGTGGGCTGGTTTTTTTGGGGTTCGGCGTTTGCTTTGTGCTTCTATAAAAGGAGCGTCTTCGCTGACGACGACGGTGACGCACGACGCTGCGCTTGGAGTCGGTGTATAAGAGAAGGCGCTCCGCTCTGTTTCGACGCGCACATGGGCGAGCAGCTGGGCTGAGGGGGGATGCTTTGGATCGCCTTATCGGTGTCTTGAGACGTTCGAAATGTTCAACTCTCACACCAGGCGATCGCGCATTACGCACCCTGCATTCCTCCAGCGCGCAGCACTTAGCCCTGTACCCCAGCACCGCAAAGTCCCAAACATGTCCAAGACAGGCCTGAGCAACGTCAGAACGGCGACAGGGAGCTGGAGACGACAGGAGAGCAGCCAACAGGTCTCCACCGAACGGCGACCGAAGCGCTCCGTGGATCTGCTGGAGCTGCGTCTGGCCAAGCCCAAGAACTGCCACAGAATAGTCGTGCTCGGTGCGCCGAAAGTCGGTAAAACCAACATCCTCCGGCGGTTCTTGGGGAAAGAGTTCGAAGAGAAGTACGAACCCACAAGCGAGGACTTTCACAGGAAGCTGTTCCACATCGGTGGGAAGGCGTACCAGCTCGACCTGCTGGACGCGGCGGGGGAGAGGAGCTTCCCCGCCAAGCGGAGGTTGTCCATCCTCACAGGTCAGCCACCGATCCCGTCATGGGCAATAAACCCCCGCGTCCCTGTCGAGGCTTATGTTTCTGTTTCATCTCTCCTCCAGGCGACTCCTTTCTGCTCGCGTTCAGTCTGGACGACAGAGAATCCTTCGATGAAGTCTGCCGGCTGTACAGCGAGATCAACGTCGCCAAGGCAAAGATGCAGCGATGGAAACATCCCGCGAGAATAAAGGCCGTCGTCTGCGGGAATAAAGCGGACCTGGACGCGCCGAGAGCCGTGAGGCGCTCCGATGTGGCGGAGTTCCTCGGAGAGGACGTCGCATTCGTTGAAACCTCGGCTAAAGACGGCACCGGCCTGGATGACGCGTTCAGGGCCCTCGCTGCTCTGGGAGGACTGCCGGACGCGACCGTTCCGTCGCAGCATCGGCTCGTATCCATCCTCACCTACCGGTCGCTGTGCGTCAGCCGGACGCGGGGGCTCGGCGCGCCCTGCGCCGCCGCCGACCCGCTGGCGCGCCGCCCGAGCTTCACCAGCGACCTGCAGCTGGTGCTGAAATCCAAACACAACAAACCCGAGAGGTGTCACATTCAATGAATCGTGAGGCCTGTCGATAAACCAATTGTAGCAGTAAGCTGCGATGATATGCGTAAGGAGTTATACTCCTGTAATATGCGGACTCGGCTGGTCCGAGTGcgttacattgttttttttgtaatattaTTCTGTGCtatattaaacaaaataaaacatttctacTTCTATTATGTGCTTTGCCGTCTGAATCTGCATCAAAACGTCTCTGCGGACAGATATCTTCAGAGGGTCTTTGTGTGACGTCATCAGTGTGGCTCAATCACGCACCTTCCGATCGCTACACCTGTGAGATTGCTCTTATCTCCCAGCCTATGGTGAATGGCATCAAGGAGAGGCGTGACAACATTAGACACATGGTGACCGTCACCATAGTAGTTATAGGAAGATGGAGAGCACCATAGATGGGGAGCAACACCCCGAGATCAGCGcaatcagcaccatggagagagCCCACATCCGTCCCTGCTGTCGCTGAGCAGCTCTGCTTACGGACCCTGGATGCGTTGGAACACTTCATTTCTGCAAAGACGGGCAATCCATCCCACGCTGCAGGTTGCCAAGAAGCAAGTATATTACGTGGGCTTCCATTCAGAGTGCCCTTGGGTTTGGAAAATGGATGCTTTGGTGGAGGAAAAAGGCCGATAAGCTCCAGCTCCTGTCGTCTAACCTTCATATTCCCTCAAAAATGAGATGCTTAATTCTAAAAGAATGTCCTTCCTCGTAAAGTAAATGATTTATTCCCATCTTGtgaaagtgaaaaaataaatcagagcagtgcctgaaacacagcagcagatTTACCAgcctttaagaaaaaaaaagaaatcaatcaatcGTCAATACACGGTAGACGCCAGGCCGCACAGCAAATGGTGGTAAAAATAGATGAAGGAAAATAGAACACAATGAGACTGAAATCCCACCAAGTCATAGCATCATAAGAGCAAAGGACAAACAGTTCCAACTCCAGTATCCATGACGACTGGGATTTGAGCAGCTCTTCATTGATCACTATTGAGACAGGAGACGTCACGCCCGCGGCCTCACGAGGAGGTGAAAATGGAACATTGCTCGTTCAAATGTGCACTTTTAAACTGTCCCCATCAGCGTAGCACAGAAGAGTCCTTTAACCAGAGGAGGACAGGATGTGAGCTCTATTGCTGCTCGTCCTTAAAGAGCTCCGGCATTAATGTGATTCGATGAGAAAACAATGTTTCCGAACAGGCCAGTGAGCCAacctaaaaaaaatgaatccacTGCGTCCTatgcatgaccccccccccctcccccccagactCTTTAAGCCCTGAGAATGATCTCTGACAAAAGAAAGATGCGTTTATCCCATCACCAAACAAAAGCATGATTTTCTCAGCAGAGCTAATTACAAACCCAAAAAATGTTGCACacggttttttctttttcagatttaTTCAAGGACtataaacagttttttttttatagttcaATAGTCTATGACTATGGCGCCTAATGCTTTCATGGGGATGCACAGATTGTATTAAATGTCAGCATATTTCATCGTCCTTTTATCGTAGGCTGGAAGTCTCATTCTGCTGTGCATCAGCGTGGCGGTCCGTCTGCAGCCTCTGCATGACTTGCCTTTCCAGTTCGACCAGTAGAGCTGGAAGCATGCTGTCCAAGAAGGCCAGTCCATCCCAGGAGCAGCGGAGACCTCTAAAACGGGACGGAGAAACAACCCCCGATGAAAGAGCAAGACACGAAAGGGTAGCCCTGCAAATAATTCCTTCAGAAATCACTCCACAATTTATCAAACAATAAACTGATCTGAGATCTGAGTGCTGGTTGATTAAACCGCGCTACTGGTGGCAGCGGAAAATGGAGCCATGAGTTCACCCGTCATCGAGGATGAGCCGTCCGCTCTGCAGCAACTCCTGGACATTGGTGGATTCGCCGAAGGCCTCGCAGAGTCCCAGCCGGGGGCTGAAGAGCTCCCAGTGCTGCCGAAAAGGGTCCACAATCGCGTTAGCATGGAGGAGCTGAATGCTGAGCATCGAGTTAAGCGTGTGACGATTCTCACGGCGACTTCACCTTGTGATTAATGCCCTCCGCCAGTCTCATCCCCGTCACCAACACCTCCTCCAATCTGCCAGAGCAGACAGCTTTCATTGCCGAGAGTCCAGAGCGATGACAGTTTGACAATGACGAGGGCGAGGACCGAGTAAATAATGGGCCGAGTCTGACGTTGGCGTTTTCACAAGGACACGATGTTTTGGAAGAAAACCCTCAGCACCGTATCTCTCTCACCGTGGGTCATCTTCGACGCGGTCCCATTTCGCTCTGCATTTGTGGAACCGGCAGCTGTCCCTTTGTATAAAAGCTGAATATACTTGCACTCGTGAACAAACGCAACGCGTACGGCCTGAAAGGGCAACAGCTCACAGTCCAAGATGGCTGAGCTGAATCCGCCTCCGGGTCCCGTGGCCCCTCTGCTGGACCTCGCCGATCCACTCGTCAGGCTCCAGAGTCTGAGTCCTGGCCTCACGAAGCGCGACTCCTTCCCCCAGAGGGACGAACCGGCCGTGGGCGCCTGCCACAGACAAGGATAAAGAAATCCAGTACCAGTTTTtccattaactctttcagtgccagccatttttaGCTCAGCTATACGcagagtgccccagttttcgcctatgttgcccgattttccaatccccacagaatattctttactatgactaagcaaacaccaaacaaatcaaaaagtctcttctttcatcaggtaaAAAAAAGCGTGTTCCTACCATctttcgttctggagttattggccttTGATTTCAATGTTAGACGctattggcactgaaagagttaatctCCAGTTGTAGTTTGGATAAAAACCCACCTGGGCCCACACCGATGTActgccctcctctccagtagctCCTGTTGTGGTGACTCACTGCCTCCTGCATGACACGAAGCATGACTGTGTCGACCCGAGTGCTTCAAGAGGCAATTCAAGAGGAGACTAATCAGTCATCTGCTGTTGATTGTGTTCGAAggcatttctttaaaaaataaaaataaataaaaaaaacccatcccGGATGAACAACATATCCAAGAGGTTTAAAAATGCTTCAATGACTCACTGGACAAACGTGGGGAAatcttttccatcttttttaaaTTAGCTGATCACTTAttccagtgacgtgcggtgagtcCGATCCGATTTACAATTTTAGGAAACCGACAGGGTAGTTTGTTCACCGTTTGGTCGGCAGCAGCTAACGGGTTAAAATCCTCAAATCGGCACAAACGAAACTGTAgcacacaaaaagcacatttaatgataataataataaaaggacgcatttatttgtctgtctttctgtctggtAGCAACATATCTCAGAAGGTTAGAGACAGATCTTGAggaaatttccaggaaatgttggga from Brachionichthys hirsutus isolate HB-005 chromosome 16, CSIRO-AGI_Bhir_v1, whole genome shotgun sequence includes these protein-coding regions:
- the rasd2a gene encoding GTP-binding protein Rhes, coding for MTLMVCWAEGGCFGSPYRCLETFEMFNSHTRRSRITHPAFLQRAALSPVPQHRKVPNMSKTGLSNVRTATGSWRRQESSQQVSTERRPKRSVDLLELRLAKPKNCHRIVVLGAPKVGKTNILRRFLGKEFEEKYEPTSEDFHRKLFHIGGKAYQLDLLDAAGERSFPAKRRLSILTGDSFLLAFSLDDRESFDEVCRLYSEINVAKAKMQRWKHPARIKAVVCGNKADLDAPRAVRRSDVAEFLGEDVAFVETSAKDGTGLDDAFRALAALGGLPDATVPSQHRLVSILTYRSLCVSRTRGLGAPCAAADPLARRPSFTSDLQLVLKSKHNKPERCHIQ